A single Nitrosospira multiformis ATCC 25196 DNA region contains:
- a CDS encoding uroporphyrinogen-III synthase, whose product MSKPLTGIHILVTRPSHQAGGLAGKIRAAGGEPCLFPVLEIQDISDPRPLLELIERLDEFYLAIFVSPNAVNKAMSVICAKRALPSDLKIATVGQGTARTLRRFGVSGVIVPAVRFDSEALLDMAELDRINVAGKRIIIFRGDNGRELLGETLRKRGASVEYAECYRRIRPEAEIGPLLAAWTRGEMNGVTVTSSEGLRNLWEMVGDSGRTWLENTPLFVSHERIAGVARKLGFNRVIVTAAGDDGLVAGLQDYFSGHMG is encoded by the coding sequence GTGAGCAAGCCGCTGACCGGGATCCATATCCTGGTCACGCGTCCTTCCCATCAGGCGGGGGGGCTCGCTGGGAAAATACGAGCAGCAGGCGGAGAACCCTGCCTGTTTCCGGTCCTGGAGATTCAGGATATCTCTGACCCACGCCCATTGCTCGAATTGATCGAGCGCCTGGATGAATTCTATCTGGCGATTTTTGTCAGCCCCAACGCCGTCAATAAGGCGATGAGCGTCATATGCGCGAAACGCGCATTGCCGTCCGATCTCAAAATTGCGACAGTCGGTCAGGGCACTGCCAGAACGCTGCGACGATTCGGCGTGAGCGGAGTAATCGTGCCTGCGGTGCGGTTCGACAGCGAGGCCTTGCTCGATATGGCAGAATTGGATCGCATCAATGTAGCGGGCAAGCGAATCATCATTTTTCGGGGCGACAACGGACGCGAACTGCTGGGGGAAACCCTGAGGAAACGCGGCGCTTCTGTCGAATACGCGGAGTGTTACCGCCGGATACGGCCGGAAGCGGAAATTGGACCGCTTCTCGCAGCCTGGACGCGGGGTGAGATGAACGGGGTTACCGTCACCAGCAGTGAAGGTTTGCGCAATTTATGGGAGATGGTGGGCGACTCAGGCAGAACATGGCTTGAAAATACGCCCTTGTTCGTTTCCCATGAGCGCATCGCGGGGGTGGCACGGAAATTGGGATTTAACCGCGTGATTGTTACCGCTGCCGGGGACGATGGGCTGGTAGCGGGTTTGCAGGATTATTTTTCCGGCCACATGGGTTGA
- a CDS encoding SDR family oxidoreductase has product MKTIKRTLLIVGCGDIALRAAPLLLTHYRLLGLYRKPEQCASLRSLGITPVSGDLDIPDSLDKLAGAADAVLHLAPPPARGRTDTRTAHLLAALTRRPKMKRSMLPQRFIYISTSGVYGDCKGALVNETRAINPLTERAVRRADAERRVRHWGLRNGVNVSILRVPGIYAGDRLPLARLREGAPVLASEDDGYTNHIHADDLVRIVVAALRYARPGRVYHACDDSNLKMGEYFDLVADRFALPRPSRVPRAEAEGRIAPGMLSFMQESRRLTNMRIKQELRVHLRYPTVAECLGAAG; this is encoded by the coding sequence ATGAAAACGATAAAGCGAACACTCTTGATCGTCGGTTGCGGTGATATCGCCCTGCGAGCGGCTCCCCTGCTGCTAACGCATTACCGATTGCTGGGCCTGTACCGGAAGCCCGAGCAATGTGCTTCGCTGCGTTCGCTAGGGATTACGCCTGTATCCGGCGATCTCGACATACCCGACAGCCTTGATAAACTTGCAGGTGCGGCAGATGCCGTTTTACATCTTGCTCCGCCTCCCGCGCGCGGTCGCACTGATACCCGTACCGCGCATCTTCTGGCGGCCCTGACGAGGCGACCAAAAATGAAGCGCTCAATGTTACCACAACGCTTTATCTACATCAGCACCAGCGGGGTATATGGGGATTGCAAGGGAGCTCTGGTAAACGAGACGCGGGCGATCAATCCTCTGACGGAACGTGCAGTGCGCCGGGCGGATGCGGAAAGGCGTGTTCGCCATTGGGGACTGCGCAACGGTGTGAATGTTTCGATTCTTCGTGTACCCGGGATTTACGCCGGCGATCGCCTGCCGCTCGCACGCCTGCGTGAGGGGGCGCCAGTGCTGGCGTCGGAAGACGACGGTTATACCAATCATATTCATGCGGACGATCTTGTGCGCATCGTTGTTGCTGCGCTCCGATATGCGCGACCAGGAAGGGTTTACCATGCGTGCGATGATTCAAACCTGAAAATGGGCGAATATTTCGATCTCGTAGCGGATAGATTTGCTTTGCCGCGGCCTTCGCGCGTTCCTCGTGCCGAAGCAGAAGGCCGCATCGCACCCGGCATGCTCTCATTCATGCAGGAGTCGCGACGACTGACCAATATGCGGATCAAGCAGGAGTTGCGCGTACATCTGCGCTATCCCACTGTTGCGGAGTGCCTGGGGGCGGCGGGATAG
- a CDS encoding CDP-6-deoxy-delta-3,4-glucoseen reductase encodes MSHQITIQPSGHRFFAQPGETVLQAALREGFPLPYGCRNGACGTCKGKIIQGTVDFGSYNENALTETEKQAGMALFCRAVPLSELVIECREIGAIKDIKIKTLPCRVQKLERVAPDVMIISLKLPTNERLQFLAGQYIDILMKNGKRRSFSLANAPHDDELLQLHVRNYPGGAFAEHVFMQMKERDILRFEGPLGTFFLREDSDKPIIFVASGTGFAPVKSILEDVFHGPNPRGHERQIVLYWGNRTRADLYAPELAGSWQQEHDNFTFIPVLSEPLPSDNWNGRTGLVHQAVLEDFDDLSGYQVYACGTPPMVEAAHRDFTRLRGLPEEEFFSDAFITSATSASPPKA; translated from the coding sequence ATGTCTCATCAAATTACTATCCAGCCGAGCGGACACAGGTTTTTCGCCCAGCCTGGCGAGACTGTTCTCCAGGCCGCGCTCCGGGAAGGTTTTCCGCTCCCCTATGGGTGCCGCAATGGCGCTTGCGGGACCTGCAAGGGCAAAATCATACAGGGAACAGTGGATTTCGGCAGCTATAACGAGAACGCTCTGACGGAAACGGAAAAACAGGCGGGAATGGCATTGTTTTGCCGGGCCGTACCCCTCTCGGAACTTGTCATTGAATGCCGCGAAATCGGCGCCATAAAGGACATCAAGATCAAAACCCTTCCATGCCGGGTGCAGAAGCTCGAACGGGTCGCACCCGATGTGATGATCATCTCCCTCAAGCTTCCCACCAACGAACGGCTGCAATTTCTGGCGGGGCAGTATATCGACATCCTGATGAAAAATGGCAAGCGCCGTAGTTTTTCACTGGCCAACGCGCCCCATGACGATGAGCTGCTTCAGTTACATGTGCGTAATTATCCGGGCGGCGCGTTCGCCGAGCATGTGTTCATGCAGATGAAAGAGAGGGATATTCTCCGCTTTGAAGGACCGCTCGGCACGTTCTTTCTGCGCGAAGACTCGGACAAGCCGATCATCTTTGTCGCCAGCGGCACGGGATTTGCACCGGTCAAGAGCATCCTCGAGGATGTATTTCACGGGCCCAATCCCCGCGGCCATGAGCGGCAGATCGTGCTCTATTGGGGAAACCGTACCAGAGCTGACCTGTATGCCCCTGAATTGGCAGGAAGCTGGCAACAGGAACATGACAATTTTACTTTTATTCCTGTGCTGTCGGAGCCGCTACCCTCTGACAACTGGAACGGAAGGACCGGCCTGGTGCATCAGGCTGTGCTGGAGGATTTCGACGATCTCAGCGGCTATCAGGTGTATGCGTGCGGCACGCCGCCCATGGTCGAAGCCGCTCACAGGGATTTCACGCGCCTGCGCGGCCTTCCGGAAGAAGAATTCTTTTCGGATGCATTCATCACTTCAGCCACTTCAGCCAGTCCGCCAAAAGCATGA
- a CDS encoding heme biosynthesis HemY N-terminal domain-containing protein: MKGALWLLALFMIAVAVTIAATYNSGYVLIVAQPYRIELSLNLLVLLLLAIILMGYLGMRLIAFTARLPAELSEFRTRRRREKALEGTLEGLKAFFERRYAKAEKSAATVLKMEDSTAFSAINAIVAARAAHGLRNYSRRDEFIAQAETSAPQEVALRLMTQAELLLDEHRPEEALRLLHHLPPGELRRHPGALKLELEAQQNVGNWNAVLELLGQLEQHDGPEASLVKQLRGRAHIENLRSRMLNPQALKEYWESLSPSEKKDGKVAAAAARAFSATGDCAMVHHIVEQSLETQWDSELARLYAECAGSDPLRQIERAEAWLERHSSDASLLLALGKLCVNGELWGKAQSYLEASLSVKPGYAAHLALGQLNEKLGQPELAREHYGKGLELAVRQLETAAMAE, from the coding sequence GTGAAGGGGGCGCTCTGGCTTCTGGCCCTGTTCATGATTGCCGTGGCGGTTACCATCGCCGCCACTTATAACAGCGGCTACGTGCTGATTGTCGCCCAGCCCTATCGTATAGAGCTGTCGCTGAATCTGCTGGTGCTATTGCTGCTGGCCATCATTTTGATGGGTTACCTGGGAATGCGACTTATTGCATTTACCGCCCGGCTGCCTGCCGAGCTGAGTGAATTTCGCACTCGCAGGCGTCGGGAAAAGGCTCTGGAAGGAACGCTGGAGGGTCTCAAGGCGTTTTTCGAGCGGCGTTATGCGAAGGCGGAGAAATCCGCCGCCACCGTCCTGAAAATGGAGGATTCCACCGCTTTCAGCGCCATCAATGCCATCGTTGCCGCGCGTGCAGCCCATGGATTGCGAAATTATTCCCGCCGGGACGAGTTCATTGCACAGGCCGAAACCAGCGCGCCGCAAGAAGTGGCATTGCGGCTGATGACACAGGCTGAATTGCTTCTGGACGAACATCGACCTGAAGAAGCGCTCCGGCTGCTGCACCACCTGCCTCCCGGCGAGTTGCGCCGACATCCGGGTGCCCTGAAGCTGGAGCTGGAAGCCCAGCAGAACGTTGGAAACTGGAATGCGGTGCTTGAATTGCTCGGCCAGCTGGAACAGCACGATGGTCCTGAGGCAAGCCTCGTAAAACAACTGAGAGGCAGAGCGCATATAGAGAATCTCAGAAGCAGAATGTTGAATCCGCAGGCACTGAAGGAGTATTGGGAGAGCCTGTCTCCGTCGGAAAAAAAGGATGGCAAAGTTGCTGCTGCGGCCGCACGCGCGTTTTCTGCAACAGGAGATTGCGCCATGGTGCATCATATAGTCGAGCAGAGCCTGGAGACCCAATGGGATTCGGAATTGGCCAGGCTCTATGCGGAATGCGCCGGCAGCGATCCCTTGCGGCAGATAGAACGTGCCGAGGCATGGCTTGAAAGGCATTCCAGTGATGCATCCCTGCTGCTAGCTCTGGGAAAGCTCTGCGTCAATGGGGAACTGTGGGGCAAGGCTCAGAGCTATCTTGAAGCCAGTTTATCGGTCAAACCGGGATATGCGGCGCACCTCGCGTTGGGACAGCTGAATGAGAAGCTCGGGCAGCCCGAACTGGCAAGGGAGCACTACGGCAAAGGACTGGAACTGGCTGTAAGGCAGCTGGAAACAGCCGCAATGGCCGAATAA
- the hemC gene encoding hydroxymethylbilane synthase, giving the protein MPNSSTPNKIVIATRESALALWQANFIRDRLAELYPQMEFQISGMTTRGDQILDVTLSKIGGKGLFIKELEQALEDGRADIAVHSMKDVPMDMPAGFALAAITEREDPRDAFVSNKYARLDALPPGSVVGTSSLRRESQLRARFPHLQVQPLRGNVQTRLRKLDEGQFAAIILAAAGLKRLGLAERITALLSPDLSLPAVGQGALGIECRADRSDLIKLMEPLHHIPTARCVEAERAMSRALGGSCEVPLGGFAEIDGHVLRLRGFVASQDGIRMVSDELNGSPDDCASIGAQLAKNLKAKGAEEILVALESKAVDPVSHP; this is encoded by the coding sequence ATGCCTAATTCATCCACTCCCAATAAAATAGTTATCGCGACACGGGAAAGCGCCCTTGCCCTGTGGCAGGCCAATTTCATCCGGGATCGACTGGCAGAATTATACCCGCAAATGGAGTTTCAAATATCCGGAATGACGACCCGGGGTGATCAGATTCTTGATGTGACGCTATCCAAAATCGGCGGAAAAGGTTTGTTCATCAAAGAACTGGAACAGGCGCTGGAGGACGGGCGGGCTGACATCGCCGTGCATTCGATGAAGGATGTGCCGATGGATATGCCGGCCGGATTCGCGCTGGCAGCGATTACGGAGCGTGAAGATCCGCGGGATGCGTTTGTCTCCAACAAGTATGCGAGGCTGGATGCGCTTCCGCCGGGGAGCGTAGTGGGCACTTCCAGTCTTCGCCGTGAAAGCCAGTTGCGCGCGCGCTTTCCCCATTTGCAGGTGCAGCCGTTGCGGGGCAACGTCCAGACGCGTTTGCGCAAGCTGGATGAGGGTCAATTCGCAGCGATCATTCTGGCGGCAGCGGGATTGAAACGGCTGGGGCTTGCGGAGCGCATAACCGCCCTGCTAAGTCCCGATCTCAGTCTGCCCGCAGTAGGGCAAGGCGCTTTGGGTATTGAGTGTCGTGCAGATCGCTCGGATTTGATCAAGCTCATGGAACCGCTGCATCATATTCCCACTGCACGCTGCGTCGAAGCCGAGCGCGCCATGAGTCGCGCCCTGGGTGGCAGTTGCGAAGTGCCCTTGGGAGGCTTTGCTGAAATCGACGGACATGTGCTTAGGTTGCGCGGATTTGTCGCCAGCCAGGATGGAATACGCATGGTAAGCGATGAGCTGAACGGGAGCCCTGATGATTGCGCTTCGATAGGAGCGCAGCTGGCAAAGAACCTGAAGGCAAAGGGTGCGGAAGAGATTCTGGTAGCGCTGGAATCGAAAGCGGTTGACCCCGTGAGCCATCCGTGA
- the ppc gene encoding phosphoenolpyruvate carboxylase, translating into MASLASPSESIDTNPNYIHDKEPKDDPLREDIRLLGRMLGDTLREQEGEPTFDLVENIRQTAIRFRRDQDPKARQELDRLLNQLSNKATEAVVRAFSQFSQLSNIAEDMHHNRRRRSYLLARSQPQAGSVARALDLVFSKETSSAALGRFFDKALVSPVLTAHPTEVQRRSILDCQLAIARLLNERDRVQLTPDELSKNEEGLRTNIQILWQTRMLRSARLSVYDEIKNGLAYYHYTFLTEVPHLYAEIEDLLERRMGDKAPRIPPFLRIGSWIGGDRDGNPFVTHEVLLHAAERQSALALDFYMGEVHRIGRRLSLTDRLVDVDEALAALAEASPDRAPSRADEPYRRALIGIYARLAATSMGLGHAIRQRRPVGPAEPYTDSLELVRDLDIVIHSLEQHKSELLARGDLRRVRRAAEVFGFHLAPLDMRQHSHIHEQVVAELFERGANLKGYSDLPEAERVRCLLTEVSSPRLLRSPYLDYSELAQSELHIVETAAEIHRRFGPAALPNYVISKADGISDILEVALLLKEVGLLRAGEKPCLHINIVPLFETIADLRGCARIMDELFSIPYYRKLVDSRNDVQEVMLGYSDSNKDGGFLAANWELYKAETELTKVFAKHKVELRLFHGRGGTVGRGGGPSYQAILAQPPGSVNGQIRITEQGEVIGSKYSDPEIGRRNLETLVAATIEATLLSHDTLGQCADEYYGVMEVLAGDALRAYRSLVYETPGFNRYFQESTPIKEIAGLNIGSRPPSRKKSDLIEDLRAIPWTFSWGVNRAMITGWYGFGTAVEMFVQREGKGDNGLGLLQKMYQAWPFLQTLLSNMDMVLAKTDMGIASRYAELVTDVELRREVFGRIQKEWELSVKWLFAVTGRTELLQDNPTLARSIRNRTPYIDPLNHLQVELLRRYRSGDATDAVTRAIQLTINGVAAGLRNSG; encoded by the coding sequence ATGGCATCGCTCGCTTCCCCAAGCGAAAGTATTGATACTAACCCTAATTACATCCATGACAAGGAACCGAAGGATGATCCTCTGCGCGAGGACATCCGCCTGCTCGGACGCATGCTGGGCGACACCCTGCGTGAACAGGAGGGCGAGCCTACTTTTGATCTGGTAGAAAATATTCGCCAGACAGCTATCCGATTTCGCCGCGACCAGGATCCGAAGGCGCGACAGGAACTGGACAGACTGCTTAATCAGTTGAGCAACAAGGCTACCGAAGCAGTTGTTCGCGCATTCAGCCAGTTCTCGCAGCTATCGAACATCGCCGAGGATATGCATCACAACCGCCGGCGTCGAAGCTACCTTTTAGCCCGGTCGCAACCACAGGCGGGCAGTGTCGCGCGCGCGCTCGACCTGGTTTTCTCCAAGGAAACAAGCAGCGCGGCCCTTGGCCGGTTCTTTGACAAAGCGCTCGTTTCGCCGGTGTTGACAGCCCATCCGACGGAAGTGCAGCGAAGAAGCATACTTGACTGCCAGTTGGCAATTGCTCGCTTGTTGAACGAGCGCGACCGGGTGCAGCTCACCCCGGATGAGCTAAGCAAGAACGAAGAGGGATTGCGCACCAACATTCAAATATTATGGCAGACGCGCATGCTGCGCTCGGCGCGTCTGTCCGTATATGACGAAATCAAAAATGGCCTGGCCTATTATCACTATACTTTTCTTACAGAAGTGCCGCATCTGTATGCGGAAATCGAAGATCTGCTTGAACGCCGGATGGGCGATAAAGCTCCCCGTATTCCTCCGTTTCTTCGTATCGGCAGCTGGATAGGCGGCGACCGCGACGGCAATCCCTTCGTTACTCATGAGGTATTACTGCACGCCGCCGAGCGGCAATCCGCCCTGGCACTGGATTTTTACATGGGCGAGGTCCACCGGATCGGCCGCCGGTTAAGCCTGACTGATCGCCTGGTCGACGTGGACGAAGCCTTGGCGGCGTTGGCCGAGGCTTCGCCCGATCGGGCGCCGAGTCGCGCTGATGAGCCTTATCGCCGCGCCCTGATCGGTATTTACGCGCGCCTCGCTGCCACCAGCATGGGGCTCGGTCACGCCATCAGGCAACGGCGCCCGGTCGGTCCGGCGGAGCCTTACACTGACAGCCTGGAACTCGTGCGCGATCTCGATATCGTCATCCATTCGCTCGAACAACATAAGTCGGAGTTACTCGCGCGGGGCGATCTACGTCGCGTGCGGCGGGCGGCCGAAGTATTCGGTTTTCATCTCGCGCCGTTGGACATGCGCCAGCACAGCCACATTCATGAGCAGGTCGTGGCCGAACTGTTCGAACGCGGCGCCAACCTGAAAGGCTATTCAGATCTGCCGGAAGCAGAACGTGTGCGCTGTCTCCTGACCGAAGTCAGCAGTCCGCGTCTTCTGCGCTCGCCTTACCTCGACTATTCCGAGCTTGCCCAGAGTGAATTGCATATCGTGGAGACGGCGGCCGAAATCCACCGACGTTTTGGTCCGGCGGCATTGCCCAATTACGTCATTTCCAAAGCTGATGGGATATCCGACATCCTGGAAGTGGCGCTGCTGCTGAAAGAAGTAGGACTGCTGCGGGCAGGAGAAAAACCCTGCCTGCATATCAACATTGTTCCATTGTTCGAAACCATTGCCGACCTGCGTGGATGTGCCCGCATCATGGATGAATTGTTCTCGATCCCTTATTACCGCAAGCTGGTGGATTCGCGCAATGACGTTCAGGAAGTGATGCTCGGCTACTCCGATAGCAACAAGGATGGCGGATTCCTCGCAGCCAACTGGGAACTTTACAAGGCCGAAACCGAACTCACGAAGGTCTTTGCCAAGCATAAAGTCGAGCTGCGGCTGTTCCATGGACGCGGCGGCACGGTCGGACGCGGCGGCGGACCCAGCTATCAGGCAATACTGGCGCAGCCGCCGGGGAGCGTCAACGGGCAGATACGCATCACCGAGCAGGGCGAGGTCATCGGCAGCAAATATTCCGATCCGGAGATCGGACGGCGTAATCTGGAAACGCTGGTCGCAGCAACCATCGAGGCGACGCTGCTGAGTCATGATACGCTTGGCCAATGCGCGGATGAATATTATGGAGTCATGGAAGTACTGGCAGGCGATGCCCTGCGGGCTTATCGCAGCCTGGTATACGAGACCCCCGGATTTAACCGGTATTTTCAGGAATCGACTCCGATAAAGGAAATCGCGGGACTCAATATCGGCAGCCGTCCCCCTTCCCGCAAAAAATCCGACCTGATAGAGGATCTGCGTGCCATTCCATGGACGTTCAGCTGGGGTGTCAACCGCGCGATGATTACCGGCTGGTATGGTTTCGGCACCGCAGTGGAAATGTTCGTGCAGCGCGAAGGCAAGGGCGACAACGGACTGGGACTCCTGCAGAAAATGTATCAAGCCTGGCCGTTCCTGCAGACATTGCTGTCGAACATGGACATGGTGCTCGCCAAAACTGACATGGGTATTGCTTCGCGCTACGCTGAACTTGTTACGGATGTGGAACTGCGGCGCGAAGTTTTCGGGCGGATACAAAAAGAATGGGAACTTAGCGTGAAATGGCTTTTTGCCGTGACCGGTCGAACTGAACTATTGCAAGATAACCCCACGCTGGCGCGCAGCATTCGCAATCGTACCCCTTATATCGATCCACTCAATCATTTGCAGGTGGAACTGTTGCGCCGGTACCGGTCCGGGGACGCTACAGATGCGGTAACACGCGCCATCCAGCTTACTATCAACGGAGTTGCCGCCGGATTGAGGAACAGCGGGTAA
- a CDS encoding uroporphyrinogen-III C-methyltransferase produces METQSADIDQPQKAGARWLAHANPLLVFALILILVFAWQWYDTRSEIAGLRHELARRLAEADTSGKEARNAAADAVEAGRRAETKLDLLEDKLAESQSQQVALEALYQELTRSRDEAMLEEVEQLLLIANQQLQLASNVKSALIAMQEADSRLLRTDRPQLASLRKTIAKDMGLLKSVPYVDTTEISLRLDNLAASVDTLPLAMEFRPPESASSPPPVPISENVWLRFLRQVWEDFKRLVRIQYMDSPDVALLSPSQAYFLRENLKLRLLSARYALLAHNGPSFKADLDASREQIGRYYNTQAQPVIDFREALQQLGETDIGAELPRISASLDAVRNYRLTRDRGNR; encoded by the coding sequence ATGGAAACTCAGTCTGCTGATATTGATCAACCGCAGAAAGCAGGGGCGAGATGGCTTGCGCACGCCAATCCCCTGCTGGTTTTTGCTTTGATTCTGATCCTGGTTTTCGCCTGGCAATGGTACGACACGCGCAGTGAAATCGCAGGGCTGCGGCATGAGCTGGCAAGACGACTGGCCGAGGCGGATACTTCGGGCAAGGAGGCGCGCAATGCCGCAGCCGATGCCGTCGAGGCGGGACGCCGTGCGGAAACGAAGCTCGACCTTCTTGAAGATAAACTGGCTGAATCGCAGAGTCAGCAGGTTGCCCTGGAAGCGCTTTACCAGGAACTTACGCGAAGCCGCGATGAAGCAATGCTGGAAGAAGTGGAGCAGCTACTGCTTATCGCCAACCAGCAACTGCAACTAGCAAGCAACGTCAAATCCGCCCTGATTGCAATGCAGGAGGCGGATAGCCGGCTCCTGCGCACGGATCGTCCGCAACTGGCTTCTTTGCGGAAAACCATTGCAAAGGATATGGGTCTGCTGAAATCGGTGCCGTATGTTGACACCACGGAAATCAGTTTGCGCCTGGATAATCTTGCCGCCTCCGTCGATACGCTGCCGCTGGCAATGGAGTTTCGACCGCCTGAGAGCGCCTCTTCCCCGCCTCCCGTTCCCATCTCCGAAAATGTATGGCTGCGCTTTCTGCGTCAAGTATGGGAGGATTTCAAACGGCTGGTGCGGATACAGTATATGGACAGCCCGGATGTCGCCCTGCTGTCGCCCTCGCAAGCGTATTTCCTGCGCGAGAATTTGAAGTTGCGGCTCTTATCCGCGCGCTATGCGTTGCTTGCGCACAACGGCCCCAGCTTCAAGGCTGACCTCGACGCGTCCAGGGAGCAGATCGGGCGTTATTACAACACTCAAGCCCAACCTGTCATCGATTTCCGGGAAGCATTGCAGCAATTGGGCGAGACTGATATCGGGGCTGAGTTGCCGCGTATCTCCGCAAGTCTCGATGCGGTTCGTAACTACAGGTTGACGCGTGACCGGGGAAACAGGTGA
- the miaB gene encoding tRNA (N6-isopentenyl adenosine(37)-C2)-methylthiotransferase MiaB, translating into MAKKLYIKTFGCQMNEYDSKKMADVLRDAQHMEKTDDPAAADVILFNTCSVREKAQEKVFHDLGRVRHLKAANPDLLIGVGGCVASQEGAEIVKRAPYVDLVFGPQTLHRLPQMISTRQITGRPQVDISFPEIEKFDHLPPARTEGVTAFVSIMEGCSKYCSFCVVPYTRGEEISRPLDDILTEIAGLTNLGVKEVTLLGQNVNAYRGRMQYAEEGELADFALLLEYLHEIPGIERIRYTTSHPREFTPRLIEAYKASPKLVSHVHLPVQSGSDRILAAMKRGYTSLEYKSIIRRLRAARPDISITSDFIVGFPGETEADFEATMKLIEAVNFDGSFSFIYSSRPGTPAAGLEDTTPHQVKLERLQRLQEKVELQAQAISVRMVGTTQRVLVEGLSRKDPGELSGRTDNNRVVNFPGSPEMIGKFAELKITAALSHTLRGENVRADDAPIEPEAAIFRRYGAGPDSIGNRDNLT; encoded by the coding sequence GTGGCAAAAAAACTTTACATCAAGACATTTGGCTGCCAGATGAACGAGTATGACTCGAAAAAGATGGCGGATGTGCTGCGTGATGCGCAGCACATGGAAAAAACGGATGATCCCGCCGCGGCTGACGTAATTCTTTTCAACACCTGCTCGGTGCGGGAAAAAGCGCAGGAAAAGGTGTTTCATGACCTTGGGCGCGTAAGACATCTCAAGGCAGCCAATCCCGATCTGCTGATAGGTGTGGGCGGATGCGTTGCCAGCCAGGAAGGGGCGGAGATCGTCAAACGCGCGCCTTATGTAGACCTCGTGTTTGGTCCGCAGACGCTGCACCGGCTGCCGCAGATGATCTCAACGCGTCAGATTACGGGCCGTCCGCAGGTGGATATCTCCTTTCCGGAGATCGAGAAATTCGATCATCTGCCCCCGGCGCGCACGGAGGGCGTAACCGCCTTCGTATCCATCATGGAAGGGTGCAGCAAGTATTGCAGCTTTTGTGTGGTTCCTTATACGCGCGGTGAGGAAATTTCACGTCCGCTCGACGATATCCTGACGGAAATCGCGGGTCTGACAAATCTGGGGGTCAAGGAAGTAACCCTGCTGGGGCAAAACGTCAACGCCTATCGCGGCAGGATGCAATATGCGGAAGAGGGCGAACTAGCAGACTTTGCGCTGTTGCTGGAATATCTCCATGAAATCCCGGGTATCGAACGCATCCGTTATACCACCTCTCATCCGAGGGAATTCACGCCTCGCCTCATCGAAGCTTACAAGGCTTCCCCCAAGCTGGTAAGTCACGTGCATTTGCCGGTTCAGTCCGGTTCGGATCGGATCCTCGCAGCCATGAAGCGAGGCTATACTTCGCTGGAATACAAATCGATCATTCGCCGGCTGCGTGCTGCCCGACCAGACATTTCGATTACCTCTGATTTCATTGTCGGTTTTCCCGGGGAAACCGAAGCAGACTTTGAGGCAACGATGAAACTGATCGAGGCGGTAAACTTTGATGGTTCCTTCAGCTTTATTTACAGTTCCCGTCCGGGGACTCCGGCAGCCGGATTGGAAGATACTACGCCGCATCAGGTCAAACTGGAGCGGCTGCAGCGGTTACAGGAAAAAGTGGAGCTACAGGCGCAAGCGATCAGCGTCAGGATGGTTGGGACGACACAACGCGTTCTGGTGGAAGGCTTGTCCAGAAAAGATCCCGGCGAATTGAGCGGCCGCACCGACAATAACCGTGTGGTCAATTTTCCCGGTTCTCCCGAAATGATAGGAAAATTTGCAGAGCTAAAAATTACCGCAGCCTTGTCCCACACTCTACGTGGTGAAAACGTAAGAGCCGATGACGCTCCAATAGAGCCGGAGGCGGCAATTTTTCGGCGCTATGGCGCGGGTCCTGATTCGATCGGCAACCGCGACAATTTAACTTGA